In Tenrec ecaudatus isolate mTenEca1 chromosome 4, mTenEca1.hap1, whole genome shotgun sequence, a single window of DNA contains:
- the MRGPRG gene encoding mas-related G-protein coupled receptor member G, with the protein MFGLWRTFQNVLFYLTLLLGLAGLLGNGLLLWHLGLHVNKGPFNVYVLHLAAADFLFLGCHLAFTAIQAALGSDPLYLTVTFVFFATGLWLLAVLGAERCLSHIFPGCWGRCRPRHTSTLLCVLVWALTLPAVLLPARACGLLRESRSLLACLHYQVPSLTWLMTLVGVACGSGLVLFMWVSCCSQRPSPRFYLLVLVYTLLLLLCGLPFVFYWSLMSLIHLLLPIFPPIALLLACVHCGAKPLVCYLLGRQRGTREPLRAVFQRALDEGSGQGPAGLSLPMGPV; encoded by the coding sequence ATGTTCGGGCTGtggagaaccttccagaatgtgcTCTTCTACCTGACCCTGCTGCTGGGCCTGGCCGGGCTGCTGGGCAACGGGCTGCTGCTCTGGCACCTGGGTCTCCATGTGAACAAGGGCCCCTTCAACGTCTACGTGCTCCACCTGGCCGCAGCCGACTTCCTCTTCCTGGGCTGCCACCTGGCCTTCACCGCCATACAGGCCGCCCTGGGCTCCGACCCCCTCTACCTCACGGTCACCTTCGTCTTCTTCGCCACTGGACTCTGGCTGCTGGCCGTGCTGGGTGCCGAGCGCTGCCTCTCCCACATCTTCCCCGGCTGCTGGGGGCGCTGCCGCCCCCGGCACACCTCGACCCTGCTCTGTGTTCTGGTCTGGGCGCTGACACTGCCCGCGGTGCTGCTGCCTGCCCGCGCCTGTGGCCTGCTGCGAGAGAGCAGGAGCCTGCTGGCCTGCCTGCACTACCAGGTGCCCAGCCTCACCTGGCTAATGACcctggtgggcgtggcctgcGGCTCAGGCCTGGTCCTCTTCATGTGGGTCAGCTGCTGCTCCCAGCGTCCCAGTCCCCGCTTCTACCTCCTGGTCCTTGTCTAcaccctgctgctgctcctgtgtGGGCTGCCCTTTGTCTTCTACTGGAGCCTGATGTCCCTCATCCACCTGCTGCTGCCCATCTTCCCACCCATCGCTCTCCTGCTGGCTTGTGTCCACTGCGGCGCCAAGCCCCTGGTCTGCTACCTACTGGGCCGGCAGCGTGGGACCCGGGAGCCTCTCCGAGCTGTCTTCCAGAGGGCACTGGACGAGGGGAGTGGGCAGGGGCCTGCTGGGTTGTCCCTACCCATGGGGCCTGTGTAG